A DNA window from Pseudomonas sp. B21-056 contains the following coding sequences:
- a CDS encoding serine/threonine-protein kinase, which translates to MNPVLNIQIPGYDIDGEIGEGAMASVYLATQRSLERKVALKVMAAALAADPTFCERFLREGKTLARLSHPHTVTIHDIGNVGELYYMAMEYLPNGTLKERIAAGLTPEQGLIYIRQIASALGYAHGLGLVHRDVKPANILFRADGTAVLSDFGIAKSLDDRTQFTQAGFAVGTPSYMSPEQARGQDIDGRADLYALGVVLYEILVGKLPYIGNDALSTALAHLTEPLPELPVHHGRYQEVLRKLLAKDPAERFPDAAALLRALDNLPADSAEATLIRPLPLPVPPQPARDDLAGLTPMSIDIPSGPAQPQSQPQPQPKPTAPPVSPPQRPAAAPPRKTPVFALAAVAVAVALALGGAGYWWLSGDSGKTTKQSVASTASSSKPPVKAPETPLVKSPEAPPVKPPVAPPVNPPVATEADGGQRPLLMAGKKTLFQRVLSKPGAKLAAEPGAAPGKELPAFSVLYVYQRKDVNGSAWVRVGAATDGRSDGWLPAAQLSDWKQSLVLKFTERSGRAPVMFLRQPGEVEKLLANPSNAKNVLLKAQQNREENQQVLALEPAANAVPQNQFYLLPIFDSRESFDENGQPVQLLNVASIDPGNTPRAASNNTPILTANADAFRTAVVLVVDTTVSMQPYIDQVRDVVHELQTRIAERGELDSVSFGLVGFRNSTKKTPGLEYVAKTLITLEQGRDPQRFLDLARQVKASTVSSHSFNEDAFAGVMEAVEGMDWSGYGGRLILLITDAGALRKNDPFATTQMNEAEVRQAALGKQIKIYALHLLSDAGKKTHAGAQSQYRTLTADANPQIGDLYIPVAGADVHKLGERVDEIGTVFADLVHQVRSNKAQAVPQLGAAPSLADKSAAVGYAMHMDFLGRKAASQAPQLVSAWTADRDLTNPALPAFQVCVMLTKLQLNDLQQSLKLIVDAARKTQSSPKDFFQEIASASAYMSRDPSALRKGGNLADGGILGEYLEGLPYRSKSLSMTQDLWLSLSVAEQEDFIDELDSKIRLYETFHNDLANWVRFGDAEPGDALYRVPLSTLP; encoded by the coding sequence ATGAACCCCGTTCTGAACATCCAGATCCCTGGCTACGACATCGACGGCGAGATCGGCGAAGGCGCGATGGCCAGCGTGTACCTGGCAACCCAGCGCTCCCTGGAGCGCAAGGTGGCGTTGAAGGTCATGGCCGCCGCGCTGGCCGCCGACCCGACGTTCTGCGAGCGTTTCCTGCGCGAAGGCAAGACCCTGGCGCGCCTGTCGCACCCGCACACCGTCACCATCCATGACATCGGCAATGTCGGTGAGCTGTACTACATGGCGATGGAATACCTGCCCAACGGCACGCTCAAGGAGCGCATCGCCGCCGGCCTGACGCCGGAGCAGGGCCTGATCTACATTCGCCAGATCGCCTCGGCCCTGGGTTACGCCCATGGCCTGGGCCTGGTGCACCGCGACGTCAAGCCGGCCAACATTCTGTTCCGTGCCGACGGTACGGCGGTGCTCTCGGACTTCGGCATCGCCAAATCCCTGGACGACCGCACCCAGTTCACCCAGGCCGGTTTCGCGGTAGGCACGCCCAGCTACATGAGCCCGGAACAGGCTCGTGGGCAGGACATCGACGGCCGCGCCGACCTCTATGCCCTGGGGGTGGTGCTTTACGAAATTCTCGTTGGCAAGCTGCCGTATATCGGCAACGACGCGCTGTCCACGGCCTTGGCCCACCTGACCGAACCGTTGCCGGAACTGCCGGTGCACCACGGCCGTTACCAGGAAGTACTGCGCAAGCTGTTGGCCAAGGATCCGGCGGAGCGTTTCCCGGACGCGGCTGCGCTGTTGCGGGCCCTGGATAACCTGCCGGCGGATTCGGCTGAGGCGACCCTGATCCGACCGCTGCCGCTGCCCGTGCCGCCGCAACCGGCCCGGGATGACCTTGCGGGGCTGACGCCGATGTCCATCGACATCCCGAGCGGCCCCGCGCAGCCCCAATCGCAACCACAGCCACAACCGAAACCAACCGCGCCGCCGGTGAGCCCGCCCCAGCGACCTGCCGCTGCGCCGCCGCGCAAGACCCCGGTGTTCGCCCTTGCCGCCGTTGCAGTGGCCGTGGCGTTGGCGTTGGGTGGCGCGGGGTATTGGTGGTTGTCCGGTGACAGTGGCAAAACCACCAAGCAGTCCGTGGCATCCACGGCTTCGTCCAGCAAGCCGCCGGTAAAAGCGCCTGAGACGCCTCTGGTGAAGAGCCCTGAAGCGCCGCCGGTCAAGCCGCCCGTGGCACCGCCAGTCAATCCTCCTGTAGCGACGGAAGCCGATGGCGGCCAGCGTCCACTGCTGATGGCCGGCAAGAAAACCCTGTTCCAGCGGGTGCTCAGCAAGCCGGGGGCGAAGCTCGCCGCCGAACCGGGCGCTGCGCCGGGCAAGGAGTTGCCGGCGTTCTCGGTGCTCTACGTGTATCAGCGCAAGGACGTCAATGGCAGCGCCTGGGTGCGGGTCGGCGCCGCCACGGACGGGCGCAGCGACGGCTGGTTGCCGGCGGCCCAGCTCAGCGACTGGAAACAGAGCCTGGTGCTCAAGTTCACCGAGCGCTCGGGTCGCGCGCCGGTGATGTTCCTGCGTCAGCCTGGTGAAGTGGAAAAACTGCTGGCCAACCCGTCGAACGCCAAGAACGTACTGCTCAAGGCCCAGCAGAACCGCGAAGAGAACCAGCAAGTGCTGGCCCTGGAACCGGCCGCCAATGCCGTGCCGCAGAACCAGTTCTACCTGTTGCCGATCTTCGACTCCCGCGAGAGCTTTGACGAGAATGGCCAGCCGGTGCAGTTGCTCAACGTGGCGTCCATCGATCCCGGCAACACCCCCCGGGCAGCGTCCAACAACACGCCGATCCTGACCGCCAACGCCGATGCGTTCCGCACTGCGGTGGTGCTGGTAGTGGACACCACCGTGTCCATGCAGCCCTACATCGATCAGGTGCGCGACGTGGTCCATGAGCTGCAGACCCGCATCGCCGAGCGCGGCGAGCTGGACAGTGTCAGCTTCGGCTTGGTGGGGTTCCGCAACAGCACCAAGAAAACCCCAGGCCTGGAATACGTCGCCAAGACCCTGATCACCCTGGAGCAGGGCCGCGATCCGCAACGCTTCCTCGACCTCGCGCGGCAGGTCAAGGCGTCCACGGTGTCGAGCCATTCGTTCAACGAGGATGCGTTTGCCGGGGTCATGGAAGCGGTCGAGGGCATGGACTGGTCCGGCTATGGCGGGCGCCTGATCCTGCTGATTACCGACGCCGGTGCTTTGCGCAAGAACGATCCGTTTGCCACCACGCAAATGAACGAGGCCGAGGTCCGTCAGGCGGCGCTGGGCAAGCAGATCAAGATCTACGCCCTGCATCTGCTCAGCGACGCCGGCAAGAAAACCCACGCCGGCGCCCAGAGCCAGTACCGCACCCTGACCGCCGACGCCAACCCGCAGATCGGCGATCTGTACATTCCTGTCGCCGGCGCGGATGTGCACAAGCTCGGCGAGCGGGTGGACGAGATCGGCACGGTGTTCGCCGACCTGGTGCATCAAGTGCGCAGCAACAAGGCGCAGGCGGTTCCGCAGTTGGGCGCCGCGCCGAGCCTGGCCGACAAGTCGGCGGCGGTCGGTTATGCCATGCACATGGATTTCCTCGGACGCAAGGCCGCCAGCCAGGCACCGCAACTGGTCAGCGCCTGGACCGCCGACCGCGACCTGACCAACCCGGCGCTGCCGGCGTTCCAGGTCTGTGTGATGCTGACCAAGCTGCAACTCAACGATTTGCAACAGTCGCTGAAACTGATCGTCGACGCGGCCCGCAAGACCCAGAGTTCGCCCAAGGACTTCTTCCAGGAAATCGCCAGCGCCAGCGCCTACATGAGCCGCGATCCCTCGGCCTTGCGTAAGGGCGGCAACCTGGCCGATGGCGGCATCCTCGGTGAGTACCTGGAGGGGCTGCCGTACCGCAGCAAGTCGCTGAGCATGACCCAGGACCTGTGGCTGTCCTTGAGCGTGGCCGAGCAGGAAGATTTCATCGACGAGCTGGATTCGAAAATCCGCCTCTACGAAACCTTCCACAACGACCTCGCCAACTGGGTTCGCTTCGGTGACGCCGAGCCGGGCGATGCCCTGTACCGCGTTCCGCTGTCGACCTTGCCATGA
- a CDS encoding PP2C family protein-serine/threonine phosphatase encodes MRPSAGKACKSASKSHVGMVRQVNEDACLDLPENGLWVVADGMGGHAAGDYVSSLIVDSLRNIAVGRSLDEYVAALQSDLQRVNAAVREETANRGVTMMGSTVVVLAIRDLRGMCLWAGDSRLYRLRDGMLEGISRDHSYVQDLQDSGLLSEAEARVHPRANIVTRAIGVEAQLNLAMTELLLVPGDSYLLCSDGLTKTVEDEEIREVLSHDEPGEIASSLVSLGLMRGAPDNITVVVVKVPS; translated from the coding sequence ATGCGTCCAAGTGCTGGGAAAGCCTGCAAGTCTGCAAGCAAAAGCCACGTCGGCATGGTCCGTCAGGTCAACGAAGACGCGTGTCTGGACCTGCCGGAAAACGGCCTCTGGGTGGTCGCCGATGGCATGGGCGGGCACGCGGCGGGCGACTACGTCAGCAGCCTGATCGTCGACAGCCTGCGCAACATTGCCGTGGGCCGTTCGCTGGACGAATACGTCGCGGCGCTGCAAAGCGACCTGCAACGGGTCAACGCCGCCGTGCGGGAAGAAACCGCCAACCGTGGCGTGACCATGATGGGCAGCACTGTGGTGGTACTCGCCATCCGTGACCTGCGCGGCATGTGCCTGTGGGCCGGTGACAGCCGCTTGTATCGCCTGCGCGACGGCATGCTGGAAGGCATCTCCCGGGATCACAGCTACGTCCAGGACCTGCAGGACAGCGGCCTGCTCAGTGAAGCCGAAGCCCGGGTGCACCCACGGGCCAACATCGTCACCCGCGCCATCGGCGTCGAGGCGCAGTTGAACCTGGCGATGACCGAGCTGCTGCTGGTACCCGGCGACAGCTACCTGCTGTGCAGCGACGGGCTGACCAAGACCGTCGAAGACGAAGAGATCCGTGAAGTGCTGAGCCACGACGAACCCGGCGAAATCGCCAGCAGCCTGGTGTCCCTGGGGCTGATGCGCGGCGCGCCGGACAACATCACCGTGGTGGTTGTGAAGGTGCCGTCATGA
- the tagF gene encoding type VI secretion system-associated protein TagF, whose translation MSTAGFYGKLASRGDFVSRGLPQSFIGPWDSWLAAGLLASQTSLGERWLDAYLVSPLWRFMVAPGVCGPDAAVGVVMPSIDRVGRYFPLTVAVLLEPDADPASVVGGGDEWFERVENLLLNTLSVEATFEAFGAELESLGSPMYLPRVPSSRFASLHRFDATDPQRRMSALAESACEGASLWWGQGSERIAPGLMRCQGLPAAADFAQFLLGQEGVV comes from the coding sequence ATGAGTACAGCGGGTTTCTATGGAAAGTTGGCCAGCCGCGGGGATTTCGTCAGCCGTGGTTTGCCCCAGAGCTTTATCGGCCCATGGGATTCGTGGCTGGCGGCCGGTCTGCTCGCCAGCCAGACCAGCCTTGGCGAGCGCTGGCTGGATGCCTATCTGGTCAGCCCGCTGTGGCGCTTCATGGTCGCGCCGGGCGTGTGTGGGCCGGACGCTGCGGTTGGGGTGGTGATGCCGAGTATCGACCGGGTCGGGCGCTATTTCCCGCTGACGGTCGCGGTGCTGCTGGAGCCTGACGCGGACCCGGCGTCGGTGGTCGGCGGCGGGGACGAGTGGTTCGAGCGGGTGGAGAACCTGCTGCTGAACACGTTGAGCGTGGAGGCCACGTTCGAAGCCTTCGGTGCGGAACTGGAAAGCCTCGGCAGCCCGATGTATTTGCCACGCGTCCCGAGCAGTCGGTTTGCCAGCCTGCATCGCTTCGATGCCACCGACCCGCAGCGGCGCATGAGTGCCCTGGCCGAGTCGGCCTGCGAAGGGGCGAGCCTGTGGTGGGGCCAGGGTTCGGAGCGCATCGCGCCCGGTTTGATGCGCTGCCAGGGCCTGCCGGCCGCGGCTGACTTTGCGCAATTTTTGCTCGGCCAAGAAGGTGTTGTGTAG
- the tssM gene encoding type VI secretion system membrane subunit TssM — MKAFFSFMIRWVIPLLGLIALSLIIWFVGPLLDWLVPEGRRWTLIILVFAVWIAYRVFRIIQARRQAAEVMRSLAAQTPPDPTSIATAEELETLRQRMDEALALLKKAKLGGDERRNLYELPWYVIIGPPGSGKTTALVNSGLHFPLAAQLGAGAVRGVGGTRNCDWWFTDQAVLLDTAGRYTTQDSDATIDKAAWLGFLGLLKKQRARRPIDGAFIAISLSDLLLGSDAERAAHAAAIRLRIQELYTQLGVRFPVYLMLTKLDLVPGFMEYFDTLSKEERAQVWGMTFALDDGKSNDSPLAHLQSEFTGLEQRLNDRLVERLQQERDPARRDLIYGFPQQFGALKDCLQSFLDGVFKPNAFEERVLLRGVYFTSGTQEGSPIDRLIGAMAQSMNLDRQHLARQTGTGRSYFIEKLFTAVAFAERGLVGVDPKVERRRKWIARGVLASTVAVVLVVGTLWWVSYRANQAYIAQVDQKVAPLGQTVQNLSPAQRDVLAVLPLLNAVKHLAGDAPDWAEGLGLYQGDMLEAESGSVYRKLLIAVFAPRLLTRIEEQLHSGGNSDFLYEGLKAYLMLADNEHYDADFVKAWIALDWDRSLPRDLPAEQRLALSEHLQSLFERRPPTARLDPRLIEDLRRQLQQLPVAQRVYDRIKRQKLPEGIPDFRINEAAGRDAALVFSRKSGKPLGEPLSGFFTVKGYRQGFLLTSLSQTGTLAEEQWVLGHEEADQQNVASLAADVRRLYFQDYQRQWDALLADIDFVPITSVAQAADVLRVISGPTSPLKKLLVAVAKETDLQQDERLLAAQGAPVEGGVDKLKERLGSLLGQEQATQNAPQASDDPITAHFAELNSIVSKNDGEPAAIDGLLADMNALYVQVSAMVGASGEALLGEAKNQASAAATRVSLNAERQPPLVQGLVKSVVNSTTNTMMGGVRNQLNAAWTSEVVNIYRQSLAGRYPMSPGSARDATLDDFGQFFGVGGVMDNYFRKYLQPYVDTSTPTWRWQPGAAQKLGIAPGVLQTFQRAASIRDAFFRSGGTQPMVRFELKPVAMDSTITQFLLDLDGQQLSYDHGPSRPTAMQWPNPGSIGVVRVSIMPPPSNGRSGITLDGPWAWFRLLEQSDLTAGNSPDRFNLRLRVDNASASYELRANSAFNPFKSRVLSGFSLPERL, encoded by the coding sequence GTGAAGGCGTTTTTCAGTTTCATGATCCGCTGGGTCATCCCGTTGCTGGGGCTGATCGCCCTGAGCCTGATCATCTGGTTCGTCGGCCCGCTGCTGGACTGGCTGGTGCCCGAAGGCCGGCGCTGGACCTTGATCATCCTGGTGTTCGCGGTGTGGATCGCCTACCGCGTGTTCCGCATCATCCAGGCCCGCCGCCAGGCTGCCGAAGTCATGCGCAGCCTGGCCGCACAGACGCCACCCGACCCCACCAGCATCGCCACGGCCGAAGAACTCGAAACCCTGCGCCAGCGCATGGACGAAGCCCTGGCATTGCTCAAGAAAGCCAAGCTGGGCGGTGACGAGCGCCGTAACCTCTATGAGCTGCCGTGGTACGTGATCATCGGCCCGCCGGGCTCGGGCAAGACCACCGCGCTGGTCAACTCCGGGCTGCATTTCCCGCTCGCTGCGCAGTTGGGCGCCGGTGCGGTGCGCGGCGTCGGTGGTACCCGTAATTGCGATTGGTGGTTCACCGACCAGGCCGTCCTGCTCGACACCGCCGGCCGCTACACCACCCAGGACAGCGACGCGACCATCGACAAGGCCGCTTGGCTGGGCTTCCTGGGCCTGCTGAAAAAACAGCGCGCCCGTCGCCCGATTGACGGCGCGTTCATCGCCATCAGCCTGTCCGACCTGCTGCTGGGCAGCGACGCCGAGCGCGCCGCCCATGCCGCGGCGATTCGTCTGCGCATCCAGGAGTTGTACACCCAACTGGGTGTGCGCTTCCCGGTCTACCTGATGCTGACCAAGCTCGACCTGGTGCCCGGGTTCATGGAGTATTTCGACACCCTGAGCAAGGAAGAGCGCGCCCAGGTCTGGGGCATGACCTTCGCCCTCGACGATGGCAAGAGCAACGACAGCCCGCTGGCGCACCTGCAAAGCGAATTCACCGGCCTCGAGCAGCGCCTCAACGACCGTCTGGTGGAACGCTTGCAGCAAGAGCGCGATCCGGCGCGACGTGATCTGATCTACGGTTTCCCGCAGCAGTTCGGCGCGTTGAAGGATTGCCTGCAAAGCTTCCTCGACGGCGTGTTCAAACCCAACGCTTTCGAAGAGCGTGTGCTGCTGCGCGGTGTGTATTTCACCAGCGGCACCCAGGAAGGCAGCCCGATCGACCGGCTGATCGGCGCCATGGCCCAGAGCATGAACCTGGACCGCCAGCATCTGGCGCGCCAGACCGGCACCGGGCGCAGCTACTTCATCGAAAAACTGTTCACTGCCGTGGCCTTCGCCGAGCGCGGGCTGGTGGGCGTCGATCCGAAGGTCGAGCGTCGGCGCAAGTGGATCGCCCGGGGCGTACTGGCTTCCACCGTGGCGGTGGTGCTGGTGGTCGGCACGTTGTGGTGGGTCAGCTACCGCGCCAACCAGGCGTACATTGCCCAGGTCGACCAGAAGGTCGCGCCACTGGGCCAGACCGTGCAGAACCTCAGCCCCGCACAACGCGATGTACTGGCGGTGCTGCCGTTGCTCAACGCCGTGAAACACCTGGCGGGCGATGCACCGGATTGGGCCGAGGGCCTGGGCCTGTACCAGGGCGACATGCTGGAGGCCGAGTCCGGCAGCGTCTATCGCAAGTTGCTGATCGCGGTGTTCGCGCCGCGTCTGCTGACGCGCATCGAAGAGCAACTGCACAGCGGCGGCAATTCGGATTTCCTCTACGAAGGCTTGAAGGCCTACCTGATGCTCGCCGACAACGAGCATTACGATGCTGACTTCGTCAAAGCCTGGATTGCCCTGGATTGGGATCGCAGCCTGCCCCGTGACTTGCCGGCTGAACAGCGGCTGGCCCTGAGCGAGCATTTGCAATCGCTGTTCGAGCGGCGCCCACCCACTGCGCGGCTGGACCCGCGGCTGATCGAAGACCTGCGCCGGCAGTTGCAGCAACTGCCCGTGGCCCAGCGTGTCTACGACCGGATCAAGCGGCAGAAACTGCCCGAGGGCATCCCGGACTTCCGCATCAACGAAGCCGCCGGGCGTGACGCCGCGTTGGTGTTCAGCCGCAAGAGCGGCAAGCCGTTGGGCGAGCCGTTGAGCGGGTTCTTCACGGTCAAGGGTTACCGCCAGGGCTTTTTGCTTACCAGCCTGAGCCAGACCGGCACCCTGGCCGAAGAGCAATGGGTGCTGGGGCACGAAGAGGCCGATCAGCAGAACGTCGCCAGCCTGGCCGCCGATGTACGCCGGCTGTATTTCCAGGACTACCAGCGGCAATGGGATGCCTTGCTCGCCGATATCGACTTCGTGCCGATCACCAGCGTGGCCCAGGCCGCCGACGTGCTGCGGGTGATTTCCGGGCCGACCTCGCCGTTGAAAAAGCTGTTGGTGGCGGTGGCGAAGGAAACCGACCTGCAACAGGACGAACGCCTGCTGGCCGCCCAGGGCGCGCCGGTGGAGGGCGGGGTGGACAAGCTCAAGGAGCGCCTGGGCAGCTTGCTCGGCCAGGAACAGGCGACACAGAACGCACCGCAGGCCAGCGACGATCCGATCACGGCGCACTTTGCCGAGCTCAACAGCATCGTCAGCAAGAACGACGGTGAACCGGCGGCCATCGATGGCCTGCTGGCCGACATGAATGCCCTGTACGTGCAGGTCAGTGCCATGGTCGGCGCCAGTGGCGAGGCCTTGCTTGGCGAGGCCAAGAACCAGGCGAGCGCTGCCGCGACGCGGGTCAGCCTCAACGCCGAACGTCAGCCGCCGTTGGTGCAGGGGTTGGTCAAGTCGGTGGTCAACTCCACCACCAACACCATGATGGGCGGGGTGCGCAATCAACTGAACGCCGCCTGGACCAGCGAAGTGGTGAACATTTACCGCCAGTCCCTGGCCGGGCGTTATCCGATGTCGCCGGGCAGTGCGCGGGACGCGACCCTCGATGACTTCGGCCAGTTCTTCGGCGTCGGCGGGGTGATGGACAACTACTTCCGCAAGTACCTGCAACCCTACGTCGACACCTCCACACCGACCTGGCGCTGGCAACCGGGCGCGGCGCAGAAACTCGGCATCGCCCCTGGCGTGCTGCAGACCTTCCAGCGCGCGGCGAGCATCCGCGATGCGTTCTTCCGTTCCGGCGGCACCCAGCCGATGGTGCGCTTCGAGCTCAAGCCGGTGGCGATGGACTCGACCATCACCCAGTTCCTGCTCGATCTCGACGGCCAACAGTTGAGTTATGACCACGGCCCGAGCCGCCCCACCGCCATGCAGTGGCCGAACCCGGGCAGCATCGGCGTGGTGCGGGTCTCGATCATGCCACCGCCCTCCAACGGCCGCTCCGGCATCACCCTGGACGGGCCATGGGCCTGGTTCCGGCTGCTGGAGCAATCGGACCTGACCGCCGGCAACTCGCCGGATCGCTTCAACCTGCGGTTGCGGGTCGATAACGCCAGCGCGTCTTATGAGCTGCGGGCCAACAGCGCCTTCAACCCGTTCAAGAGCCGCGTGCTCAGCGGTTTCAGCCTGCCGGAGCGGCTATGA
- a CDS encoding DotU family type VI secretion system protein, which yields MSNDDRTQFMPTPGGRGADPFRPDAGRPQPAPAPLSMPAAPVLTGKAQGLNPLESAAGPLLALLTRLRSTIAHPAPASLRAQLLAYLRQFEERAEAAGVVRNDVLLARYALCTALDEAVLSTPWGGTSDWGKQSLLITVHNEAWGGEKVFQLLEHCLQSPRERLYLLELLYLCMCLGFEGRYRVMNDGRSQLEALRERTSAVIRSARGDYERELSPHWRGVTVARDRLAQFMPPWIAVAIGAALLLALLFGLRMKLAADAEPVFKNIHFLGEIPVQTIDRPVVQPKVVERPRLAGFLADEIRANRIAVEDAVDRSVVTIRGDELFASGSASIKDDFEPLMLRIADAVRKVKGQVLVTGHSDNRPIATLRFPSNWALSEARAQSVLQILSAKTGQPERFSAEGRSDTEPLASNATTEGRARNRRVEITVLAEGVE from the coding sequence ATGAGCAATGACGATCGTACCCAGTTCATGCCAACGCCCGGTGGCCGTGGCGCGGATCCGTTCCGCCCGGATGCCGGTCGCCCTCAGCCCGCACCCGCGCCGCTGTCGATGCCGGCCGCGCCGGTGTTGACCGGCAAGGCCCAGGGCCTCAATCCGCTGGAAAGCGCCGCCGGCCCGCTGCTGGCCCTGCTGACGCGCCTGCGCAGCACCATCGCGCACCCGGCACCGGCCAGCCTGCGCGCACAACTGCTGGCCTACCTGCGCCAGTTCGAAGAGCGTGCCGAGGCGGCGGGCGTGGTGCGCAACGACGTGCTGTTGGCGCGCTACGCCTTGTGCACCGCGCTGGATGAAGCGGTGTTGAGCACGCCGTGGGGTGGCACCAGTGACTGGGGCAAGCAGAGCCTGTTGATCACTGTGCACAACGAAGCCTGGGGCGGCGAGAAAGTCTTCCAGTTATTGGAACATTGCCTGCAAAGCCCGCGGGAGCGCCTGTACCTGCTGGAGCTGTTGTACCTGTGCATGTGCCTCGGTTTCGAGGGCCGCTACCGGGTGATGAACGACGGTCGCAGCCAGCTCGAAGCCCTGCGCGAACGCACCAGTGCGGTGATCCGCAGTGCCCGTGGCGACTACGAGCGCGAGCTGTCGCCCCATTGGCGCGGCGTCACCGTGGCGCGTGATCGACTGGCGCAATTCATGCCGCCATGGATCGCCGTGGCCATCGGCGCGGCCTTGCTGCTGGCGCTGTTGTTCGGTCTGCGCATGAAACTCGCCGCGGATGCAGAACCGGTGTTCAAGAACATCCACTTCCTGGGCGAAATCCCGGTGCAGACCATCGACCGCCCCGTGGTGCAGCCGAAAGTGGTCGAGCGACCACGCCTGGCCGGTTTCCTCGCTGATGAAATCCGGGCCAACCGGATCGCGGTGGAAGACGCCGTCGACCGTTCGGTGGTGACCATCCGTGGCGACGAACTGTTCGCCTCGGGCAGCGCCAGCATCAAGGACGATTTCGAGCCGTTGATGCTGCGCATTGCCGATGCGGTGCGCAAGGTCAAGGGCCAGGTCCTGGTGACCGGCCACAGCGACAATCGGCCGATTGCCACGCTGCGCTTCCCGTCCAACTGGGCCTTGTCCGAAGCGCGGGCGCAGTCGGTGCTGCAGATTCTGTCGGCCAAGACCGGCCAGCCCGAGCGCTTCAGCGCCGAAGGCCGCAGCGACACCGAACCACTGGCGTCCAACGCCACCACGGAAGGGCGTGCACGCAACCGTCGGGTTGAAATCACCGTATTGGCGGAGGGAGTCGAGTGA
- the tssK gene encoding type VI secretion system baseplate subunit TssK yields MSWNNRVVWSEGMFIGTQHFQQHDRYLENLIDARSRPLSAGAWGFSELLIDQGLLAQGKLAIISARGLLPDGTPFNIPQDDVAPTPLNIDDNLRDGLVYLALPLKRAGARDTVDEGEPLGAARYVSQVSEVRDDNAPFENRAPVALGSRALRLLTAQDGIGDYAAVGVVRIKEKRADRALVLDDTYIPPLLDVVASKPLAAFRSELLGLLHQRGEALAGRVVASGAGGASEIADFMLLQLVNRAQPLIQHLSQLSPLHPERFYSELVALAGEFSTFTASGRRPQEYPAYQHDDLVLSFTPVMQALREALSMLIDSKATPIPIVEKAYGIHVAMLADKTLLDNASFILVVRADVPAETLRGRFGQQSKVGSVEHIRDLVNLQLPGIGLLPLPVAPRQLPYHAGSTYYELDRGSDHWQQLSNSGGFAFHIAGQFPGLNLAFWAIRG; encoded by the coding sequence ATGTCCTGGAACAATCGCGTGGTCTGGTCGGAAGGCATGTTCATCGGAACGCAGCACTTCCAACAGCACGACCGTTACCTGGAAAACCTCATCGACGCCCGCAGCCGCCCGCTGTCGGCCGGTGCCTGGGGTTTTTCCGAATTGCTGATCGACCAGGGCCTGCTGGCCCAGGGCAAGCTGGCGATCATTTCGGCCCGCGGCCTGTTGCCGGACGGCACGCCCTTCAACATCCCCCAGGACGACGTGGCGCCCACCCCGTTGAACATCGACGACAACCTGCGCGATGGCCTGGTGTACCTGGCCCTGCCGCTCAAGCGCGCCGGCGCCCGTGACACCGTCGATGAAGGCGAGCCCCTGGGCGCTGCGCGCTACGTCAGCCAGGTCAGTGAAGTGCGCGACGACAACGCACCGTTCGAGAACCGCGCCCCGGTGGCCCTCGGTTCGCGGGCGCTGCGTTTGTTGACCGCCCAGGACGGCATCGGCGATTACGCCGCCGTCGGCGTGGTGCGCATCAAGGAGAAGCGCGCCGACCGCGCCCTGGTGCTCGACGACACCTACATCCCGCCGCTGCTGGACGTGGTCGCTTCCAAGCCGCTGGCGGCGTTTCGCAGCGAACTGCTGGGCCTGCTCCATCAACGTGGCGAAGCCCTCGCCGGGCGGGTGGTGGCGTCCGGTGCCGGTGGCGCTTCGGAGATCGCCGACTTCATGCTGCTGCAACTGGTCAACCGCGCCCAGCCGCTGATCCAGCACCTGAGCCAGTTGAGCCCGCTGCACCCCGAGCGGTTCTACAGCGAGCTGGTGGCCCTGGCTGGAGAGTTTTCGACCTTCACCGCGTCCGGGCGACGACCGCAGGAATACCCGGCATATCAACACGACGACCTGGTGCTGAGTTTTACGCCGGTGATGCAGGCGTTGCGTGAGGCCTTGTCGATGCTGATCGACAGCAAGGCCACGCCGATTCCGATTGTCGAGAAAGCCTACGGCATCCACGTGGCGATGCTGGCCGACAAGACCTTGCTCGACAACGCCAGTTTCATCCTGGTGGTGCGCGCCGACGTCCCCGCCGAAACCCTGCGCGGCCGTTTCGGCCAGCAGAGCAAGGTCGGTTCGGTGGAGCACATCCGTGATCTGGTCAACCTGCAATTGCCGGGCATCGGCTTGCTGCCGTTGCCGGTGGCGCCACGTCAGCTGCCGTACCACGCCGGATCGACCTATTACGAACTCGACCGGGGCAGCGACCACTGGCAGCAACTGAGCAACTCCGGCGGCTTTGCGTTCCACATTGCCGGCCAGTTCCCAGGGCTGAACCTGGCGTTCTGGGCGATCCGAGGATAA